One window from the genome of Oryza glaberrima chromosome 3, OglaRS2, whole genome shotgun sequence encodes:
- the LOC127765782 gene encoding cyclin-A3-1, with protein sequence MAGKENAAAAQPRLTRAAAKRAAAVTAVAVAAKRKRVALSELPTLSNNNAVVLKPQPAPRGGKRAASHAAEPKKPAPAPAPAVVVVVDDVEEGEGEGDPQLCAPYASDINSYLRSMEVQPKRRPAADYIETVQVDVTANMRAILVDWLVEVAEEYKLVSDTLYLTVSYIDRFLSAKAINRQKLQLLGVSAMLIASKYEEISPPNVEDFCYITDNTYMKQEVVKMERDILNVLKFEMGNPTTKTFLRMFIRSSQEDDKYPSLPLEFMCSYLAELSLLEYGCVRLLPSVVAASVVFVARLTLDPDTNPWSKKLQEVTGYRASELKDCITCIHDLQLNRKGSSLMAIRDKYKQHRFKGVSTLLPPVEIPASYFEDLNE encoded by the exons ATGGCCGGCAAGGagaacgccgcggcggcgcagccccgcctcacccgcgccgccgccaagcgcgcggccgccgtcaccgccgtggCCGTCGCCGCCAAGCGCAAGCGCGTCGCGCTCAGCGAGCTCCCCACGCTGTCCAACAACAACGCCGTGGTGCTCAAGCCGCAGCCGGCGCCCAGGGGCGGCAAGAGGgccgcctcccacgccgccgagCCCAAGAAGccagctccggcgccggcgccggcggtggtggtcgtGGTCGACGACgtagaggagggggagggggagggggatccGCAGCTCTGCGCGCCCTACGCCTCCGACATCAACTCCTACCTCCGCTCCATGGAG GTGCAACcgaagcggcggccggcggcggactACATCGAGACGGTGCAGGTGGACGTGACGGCCAACATGCGGGCCATCCTGGTCGACTGGCTCGTCGAGGTCGCCGAGGAGTACAAGCTCGTCTCCGACACGCTCTACCTCACCGTCTCCTACATCGACCGCTTCCTCTCCGCCAAAGCCATCAACCGCCAGAAGCTGCAGCTTCTCGGCGTCTCCGCCATGCTCATCGCCTC GAAGTATGAGGAGATCAGTCCCCCAAATGTGGAGGATTTCTGCTATATAACCGACAACACCTACATGAAACAGGAG GTTGTCAAGATGGAGCGCGATATACTGAATGTTCTCAAGTTTGAGATGGGCAATCCTACAACCAAGACGTTCCTGAG GATGTTCATCAGATCTAGCCAAGAAGACGATAAG TATCCTAGCCTTCCCTTGGAGTTCATGTGTAGCTATCTTGCCGAGCTGAGCCTGCTGGAGTATGGCTGTGTTCGGCTCTTGCCATCTGTTGTTGCAGCCTCGGTGGTGTTTGTTGCAAGGCTAACCCTTGATCCAGACACCAATCCTTGG AGCAAGAAGTTGCAAGAGGTGACCGGCTACAGGGCATCTGAGTTGAAGGATTGCATTACCTGCATACATGACTTGCAGCTAAACAGGAAAGGGTCATCTCTAATGGCTATCCGGGACAAGTACAAGCAAC